In a genomic window of Magnolia sinica isolate HGM2019 chromosome 14, MsV1, whole genome shotgun sequence:
- the LOC131224846 gene encoding alkaline/neutral invertase A, mitochondrial-like isoform X2: MKSCWRILASRRNSALSGFPFPKCPSSTVANSGNHGLKSLPKRRSGRYPPRVFGFGRLINPNPTPFRSSDSNWGQSRVFLGGSSFGRETGVFVVSRVVSDVRHLSTSVEANVGGEKSFERMHVQGMGVKPLVVERIRSDESGLDLDVDRSEGIDEADVGLSNKKLEGIGEVNVGPCHKQEVSGGEWEAWNLLRRAVVNYCGNPVGTVAANDPSEMQQLNYDQVFIRDFVPSALAFLLKGEGEIVRNFLLHTLQLQSWEKTVDCYSPGQGLMPASFKVRTVPLDGSNEAFEEVLDPDFGESAIGRVAPVDSGLWWIILLRAYGKITGDYALQERVDVQTGIKLVLNLCLSDGFDMFPSLLVTDGSCMIDRRMGIHGHPLEIQALFYSALRCSLEIITVNDGSKNLVRAIINRLNALSFHIREYYWVDMRKINEIYRYKTEEYSNDAINKFNIYPEQIPAWLGDWIPDRGGYLIGNLQPAHMDFRFFSLGNIWSVVSSLATPRQSEDILNLIEAKWDDLVGMMPLKICYPALEFEEWRIITGSDPKNTSP; the protein is encoded by the exons ATGAAATCCTGTTGGAGAATTCTAGCCAGTCGCAGAAATTCGGCGCTTTCCGGATTCCCATTCCCAAAATGCCCCTCTTCCACTGTCGCTAATTCTGGAAATCATGGGTTGAAATCGCTTCCCAAGCGGCGATCCGGCCGATATCCGCCTCGTGTCTTCGGTTTCGGCCGCTTGATTAATCCAAACCCAACCCCTTTTCGCTCGTCCGATTCGAATTGGGGCCAATCTAGGGTTTTTTTGGGCGGTTCTAGTTTTGGTAGAGAAACGGGTGTTTTTGTAGTTTCGCGTGTCGTGTCTGACGTCAGGCATCTTTCGACATCCGTCGAGGCTAATGTTGGCGGTGAGAAGAGCTTTGAGCGGATGCATGTTCAAGGAATGGGCGTGAAGCCCCTCGTTGTTGAGAGGATCCGAAGCGATGAGAGTGGCTTAGATTTAGATGTCGATAGATCGGAGGGTATAGATGAGGCGGACGTGGGTCTCTCTAACAAGAAATTGGAGGGTATAGGTGAGGTGAATGTGGGTCCATGCCACAAGCAGGAGGTGTCGGGGGGTGAGTGGGAGGCGTGGAATTTGCTCCGCAGAGCAGTTGTGAATTACTGCGGGAATCCGGTGGGAACCGTTGCAGCGAATGACCCGTCTGAGATGCAACAGTTGAACTATGATCAGGTTTTCATTCGGGATTTTGTGCCGTCGGCACTTGCCTTTTTGCTCAAAGGAGAGGGCGAGATTGTGAGGAATTTTCTTCTACATACATTGCAATTGCAG AGTTGGGAAAAAACCGTCGATTGCTACAGCCCGGGGCAAGGATTGATGCCGGCTAGTTTCAAAGTTAGAACTGTGCCTCTTGATGGCAGCAATGAGGCATTCGAGGAAGTTTTGGATCCTGATTTTGGCGAATCAGCCATTGGTCGTGTTGCACCCGTTGATTCCG GGTTATGGTGGATTATCTTGTTGAGAGCTTATGGAAAGATAACTGGTGATTATGCGTTACAAGAAAGGGTGGATGTCCAAACAGGCATAAAACTTGTGTTGAACTTATGCTTGTCTGATGGGTTTGACATGTTTCCTTCCCTGTTAGTGACTGATGGTTCCTGCATGATAGACCGACGGATGGGCATCCACGGACACCCTCTCGAGATCCAA GCGCTATTCTACTCAGCTTTACGATGCTCCCTTGAAATTATCACTGTCAATGATGGGTCCAAGAATCTGGTGCGGGCCATCATTAACAGACTCAACGCATTGTCATTCCACATCAGGGAGTACTATTGGGTGGATATGAGGAAGATTAATGAGATATACCGCTAcaaaacagaagaatactctAATGATGCTATTAACAAGTTCAATATTTATCCTGAGCAAATACCTGCCTGGCTGGGGGATTGGATTCCTGATAGAGGTGGTTACCTCATTGGCAATCTTCAGCCAGCTCACATGGATTTTAGGTTCTTCTCACTCGGCAATATATGGTCGGTAGTTTCGTCTTTGGCTACTCCAAGACAATCCGAGGATATTCTAAATTTAATTGAAGCCAAATGGGATGATCTTGTTGGAATGATGCCTCTCAAAATATGTTATCCTGCGTTGGAATTTGAGGAGTGGCGGATAATTACTGGCAGTGACCCAAAGAACAC TTCACCTTAG
- the LOC131224846 gene encoding alkaline/neutral invertase A, mitochondrial-like isoform X1, translated as MKSCWRILASRRNSALSGFPFPKCPSSTVANSGNHGLKSLPKRRSGRYPPRVFGFGRLINPNPTPFRSSDSNWGQSRVFLGGSSFGRETGVFVVSRVVSDVRHLSTSVEANVGGEKSFERMHVQGMGVKPLVVERIRSDESGLDLDVDRSEGIDEADVGLSNKKLEGIGEVNVGPCHKQEVSGGEWEAWNLLRRAVVNYCGNPVGTVAANDPSEMQQLNYDQVFIRDFVPSALAFLLKGEGEIVRNFLLHTLQLQSWEKTVDCYSPGQGLMPASFKVRTVPLDGSNEAFEEVLDPDFGESAIGRVAPVDSGLWWIILLRAYGKITGDYALQERVDVQTGIKLVLNLCLSDGFDMFPSLLVTDGSCMIDRRMGIHGHPLEIQALFYSALRCSLEIITVNDGSKNLVRAIINRLNALSFHIREYYWVDMRKINEIYRYKTEEYSNDAINKFNIYPEQIPAWLGDWIPDRGGYLIGNLQPAHMDFRFFSLGNIWSVVSSLATPRQSEDILNLIEAKWDDLVGMMPLKICYPALEFEEWRIITGSDPKNTPWSYHNGGSWPTLLWQFTLACMKMGRPGLARKAIDTAEKRLVQDKWPEYYDSRMGRFVGKQARLYQTWTIAGYLTSKLLLENPEKAAVLSFEEDTELLAECICATMKTARKRCSRLAARSQVLV; from the exons ATGAAATCCTGTTGGAGAATTCTAGCCAGTCGCAGAAATTCGGCGCTTTCCGGATTCCCATTCCCAAAATGCCCCTCTTCCACTGTCGCTAATTCTGGAAATCATGGGTTGAAATCGCTTCCCAAGCGGCGATCCGGCCGATATCCGCCTCGTGTCTTCGGTTTCGGCCGCTTGATTAATCCAAACCCAACCCCTTTTCGCTCGTCCGATTCGAATTGGGGCCAATCTAGGGTTTTTTTGGGCGGTTCTAGTTTTGGTAGAGAAACGGGTGTTTTTGTAGTTTCGCGTGTCGTGTCTGACGTCAGGCATCTTTCGACATCCGTCGAGGCTAATGTTGGCGGTGAGAAGAGCTTTGAGCGGATGCATGTTCAAGGAATGGGCGTGAAGCCCCTCGTTGTTGAGAGGATCCGAAGCGATGAGAGTGGCTTAGATTTAGATGTCGATAGATCGGAGGGTATAGATGAGGCGGACGTGGGTCTCTCTAACAAGAAATTGGAGGGTATAGGTGAGGTGAATGTGGGTCCATGCCACAAGCAGGAGGTGTCGGGGGGTGAGTGGGAGGCGTGGAATTTGCTCCGCAGAGCAGTTGTGAATTACTGCGGGAATCCGGTGGGAACCGTTGCAGCGAATGACCCGTCTGAGATGCAACAGTTGAACTATGATCAGGTTTTCATTCGGGATTTTGTGCCGTCGGCACTTGCCTTTTTGCTCAAAGGAGAGGGCGAGATTGTGAGGAATTTTCTTCTACATACATTGCAATTGCAG AGTTGGGAAAAAACCGTCGATTGCTACAGCCCGGGGCAAGGATTGATGCCGGCTAGTTTCAAAGTTAGAACTGTGCCTCTTGATGGCAGCAATGAGGCATTCGAGGAAGTTTTGGATCCTGATTTTGGCGAATCAGCCATTGGTCGTGTTGCACCCGTTGATTCCG GGTTATGGTGGATTATCTTGTTGAGAGCTTATGGAAAGATAACTGGTGATTATGCGTTACAAGAAAGGGTGGATGTCCAAACAGGCATAAAACTTGTGTTGAACTTATGCTTGTCTGATGGGTTTGACATGTTTCCTTCCCTGTTAGTGACTGATGGTTCCTGCATGATAGACCGACGGATGGGCATCCACGGACACCCTCTCGAGATCCAA GCGCTATTCTACTCAGCTTTACGATGCTCCCTTGAAATTATCACTGTCAATGATGGGTCCAAGAATCTGGTGCGGGCCATCATTAACAGACTCAACGCATTGTCATTCCACATCAGGGAGTACTATTGGGTGGATATGAGGAAGATTAATGAGATATACCGCTAcaaaacagaagaatactctAATGATGCTATTAACAAGTTCAATATTTATCCTGAGCAAATACCTGCCTGGCTGGGGGATTGGATTCCTGATAGAGGTGGTTACCTCATTGGCAATCTTCAGCCAGCTCACATGGATTTTAGGTTCTTCTCACTCGGCAATATATGGTCGGTAGTTTCGTCTTTGGCTACTCCAAGACAATCCGAGGATATTCTAAATTTAATTGAAGCCAAATGGGATGATCTTGTTGGAATGATGCCTCTCAAAATATGTTATCCTGCGTTGGAATTTGAGGAGTGGCGGATAATTACTGGCAGTGACCCAAAGAACAC CCCTTGGTCATATCACAATGGAGGATCATGGCCCACGCTGCTATGGCAG TTCACCTTAGCGTGCATGAAGATGGGCAGGCCCGGTTTAGCCAGAAAGGCAATCGACACGGCTGAGAAGAGGCTTGTGCAAGACAAGTGGCCCGAGTACTATGACTCCCGAATGGGCAGATTTGTCGGGAAGCAAGCGCGTCTTTATCAGACATGGACGATCGCTGGATATCTAACGTCCAAATTGCTCCTGGAGAATCCAGAGAAGGCAGCGGTGCTGTCATTTGAAGAGGATACTGAGCTTCTTGCGGAATGCATCTGTGCAACAATGAAAACCGCGCGGAAGAGATGTTCTCGTCTCGCCGCCAGATCACAGGTTCTCGTATAG